ataaaacctCAAAAATGTTGGTGTGTGTGTGACATTTTTgtatcatcactacaccttataaaacaaagtccccgccgcgtctgtctgtttgtatgttcgcgatgcGATGCGATGATGATGTTGtatgcgataaactcaaaaactactgaacggttttcacctatcaatagagggaTTCTTGAGggaggtttaggtgtataatttgttaagcttTACCTGTgggaagccggggcgggtcgctagtgtagGTATAAAACAAATGTggagtcttttcaaaagggcttatttctctatgaagTTATGAACACCATAGTCCACcagtgacagcgtgataaaacggtgtccgtcactttctatcccacggtgttaaaaagtgacagttattttatcacgtggataaagatggataaagtcATCCATAATACGCTGGCAGGacaccatacaaaaataagcTCTTTTGAAAAGACTCTCCTCAAATGTCAGTTCAATGAAAGATTAAAGAGATAGGTACACGATCTACCCGCTGTTGtttttggctacaaatataatgaccacctaaaaatactttggtaccctaaataaaaaaatcatgcttaccaaaaaaaattactgaacaccaaaaaaatttacctaaaaatacaaaagtaccaccgttttaattacgactgcagtACAATTTgtattcaaaattcaaataccaaatatattgaatgatcaccaaaaatcattaatgatcaccaaatcttgaagaccaaattaatgcgatattttcacctaaataaaccactatgattaccaaaaaatgtatacatattaccaaataaagtaaactgatgccaaaattactagcccctcccgctcaacccccgtaccccgcaccgcatacctacctaacctaacctacttttctagtagcatttcgttatgctactagaaaagtagtaactaaatgctactagaaaagtaacctacttttctagtagcatttcgttatgctactagaaaagtaggttaaactgctatcagttaagtgggttaggttaggttagcactgcgacccttacagaaacgaaatggtactagaaatgtaggttaggttaggtttgaactgcgacctttacagaaacgaaatgctactataaaagtgggttaggttaggttagaactgcgatcctcacagaaccgaaatgctactagaaaagtgggttaggttaggtttcaactgcgacccatacagaaacgaaatgctactagaaaagttaTGGGTTAGGTTcgatttgaactgcgacccatacagaaacgaaatgctactagaaaagtgggttaggtttgaactgcgacccttacagaaacgaaatgctgctacaaaagtgggttaggttaggtttgaactgcgactgttacagaaataacatgctactagaaaaaggtgacgaaatggattaattaatttaataggataacgatagaCGAAAgataaagatattaaatatttgcacatttttaattaaaatgtggatacaattttggtggtcatttactatttttgggtttacaatgattattttggagtaatttgctttaataggatagcaagattacaatgattattttggtgtcattttctttaatagaatagcaagatgtaaaaatttggttatcatttcacattaaaatggggtttgaaatttggtaatcagttactatttttgggttagtaatgattagtttggtgtcaattcctttaataggatagtaaaatgtaataaaataggtaatcatttcaccttaaaatggtgttataattttggtgatcatttattattttagggtggtaaaatatattttttttggtattaaattttactaaatctggtgatcagttaaatagcagccgttgTTTTTTGCGTATTCTATGATTGGTAATTGATCgatgaaaaaatatattaatattaataatattctaTAGATGGAAAATTCTATAAATGGAATTTAATGGAATTTATCTAATTGAATAATTGACAGTACCTATCCtgatataataattaaactgattatttaattcatttgaatgTTACATAATAACTGTAACCTACGTAATGCCTAATAAACTTGTAATACATTGTTGTTGTTgacatgtaatatttattttatttatttatttatacaaggaATTCCAACAGCTATGAATGATACATTGGACTTTTTAGATAGCATTACAGAGCCAATTAGAGGAACTCGCAAATAGAAATAACtataacatatattattatactctttagtactagcggttgaccaaaatcagctgcaaatggtgttaaaggtatgaaaatcggcacgattaatctttaggccatttgaatcaatttgacccgaagcaccaaaaaaaaaacggaaaggagttatgacgtcatctattttttgtatgggataaaaaaaaattttgtttataaacctatcgtgtgtggtattaaatgaaaaggcattttgagccggttctaaaaatatatcacattattatatttccgtcacttgcattcaattaaaataaaaataattttcaaaacataccaagtttgggatcctccagatacgaaaccgttgaattattttttgtaaaatatacctcaagtaatacccaatatcctcatatctaaccccaagaaattaatttcgaaaatatttagttttagtatttttttattattataaattgtgatctatcaatttatcaatgaaacggcctcctagcctagtcgatagtgaccctgcctatgaagcaggaggtcccaggttcgaatcctggtaagggcatttatttgtgtgttcatcatcatcatcacacaaataaatgcccttaccagggcttgtatatatatgtatattatatatatcgtcgttaTATGGGaaccatgatgatgatgaacgcacaaataaatgccgttaccaggattcgaacctgggacctcctccttcataggcagggtcactatcgactaggctaggaggccgtttcatcgatagattgatagatcacaatttgtaataataaaaaataaaaataaaaatactaaaactaaatattttcgaaattaatttcttggggttagatatgaggatattgggtattacttgaggtatattttacaaaaaataatgcaacggtttcgtatctggaggagcccaaacttggtatgttttgaaaattattttaattttaattcaatgcaagtgacggaaatataataatgtgatatatttgtAGAACCGGCTTAAAAttccctttcatttaataccacacacgataggtttctgaacaaaaattttttttttccatacaaaaaaaagatgacgtcataactccttgaccgtttgttttttttttggtgctacgggtcaaattgattccaatggcctaaagattattcgtgctgattttcatacctttaacaccatttgcagctgattcccgaatttcagggtgTACCGCTATCGCTACTTTGACTATGACTATGATCGTGCGTACTGCGTAGACCGACACGCACTCGGCTCgtatctgagggcctaccgcgaaccacgttcgaagtgttgcgtccctgtcacatttacgtacaaatttacaagtgcgacagagaggcaaaacGTCTGATACGCAACTGTCATCTGTCTGTCATCACATTCACAAGTAGACCATAGACGCAACAAGCTTCGCGTTGTTTGTTCTGCAACATCATCTTCGTTTAACGGTTATTTTAAAAATCGAGAGCGTGACAACCGCCGACCCTTAAACGCCTTAAAGGAtgcctcacgctagaccggggcgGGCTCGGgctgaggcgtccgacatgtcattttctgacggctgatcggtgatcacgtggtgctttccatagaaaacgaagcgccggaagctccggtccggccccggcctggtctagcgtgagtcatcctttagttcGTGTTGAATTCAGTAATGTTATTTCTTGTTTTAGTAATAAATAGATTTGGGAAACTGATTGGACAATAATGAATAAATTATCAATAGAAtctgatgacagtgatgaccacggtaataagtacctacctaagccTTTCGCTGTCACGTCAATGAAGTAATAAAGTGGATAACCAATGGGATAACCCGTAAGTATATCAAGTCGTGGCGTGTGGGGCACGAAATATACTGACTTTATATCAAGTCAATGGCGCAAAACACATTTACATGTCGAATTTGAGATGACTCAAATCAAATCATTTGGTTCTCTACATCTACATCTTGATATGAAGCGCATtccagacggggacaatttttcgccaatctgattaaattatcTGATCAAGTCAGGCCGTGCGAACGCAAACGTCAAATTcgaccgccgattatgaccgatattaccgataaaagggggtgcggacgcaagaataccaatttgtgacgtgTAGTATTCGCGTATAGGGGCATTTTTTTACGctcaaatatcaccataaatctaaaattggtgaaagTGGCCAATTGGCATTTGCGTCCTCAGTgcacctgatttgatcggacgatttaatcagattggcaaaAAATTGTTCACGTCTGGACAGGCCTTCAAGCCATAACATAGcgtcacattttgcttagtttACGGGTTTCCGGTTCgcagattgaataaaataatgtataacCAAAATTACTTGTTTATTACCATAGGTGTCCCTTGCCATAATTTTAGGTacataagttaaataataaataaaatcacaaCTTAATGAATACTTAAAATTAACTGGATCGTCACCCATAGTCCAATTTCAAATTTGGAATTTATGAAAGCAGCCAAAGTTGAAGCCAAAAATCGTCAATTTGACATCACTATACTTAGTCTATGGCAGGTAAAATGGACTCTAAAAATGTTGATAAAATACTTTAACAATGAAAAATGGAACTTGTCTACGCTGCTTACAGCAAACTTTGTCAGTAATCATATAATACACAAGTTAGTCATAATTTAAAAGCGTTTTCGCCTTCAAGATCTTATCTAAACATTATGTAAGTTGATTAAATTACTCTCGTGACAAGCTTCTTGTGAAAATGtacagacaaaaaaaaataataagtactGGTAGAACGAATTGTCTGACTAACCATAGTCGTCACTAAAACGCGCGTAATTCAAATTTGGGTAAAAAAATTTACCGCACAAATGTTTTAGTGACGGATACGATGGGACAGACTTTAAAATTGAGTTATCTAGTTCTAGGTTTCTGTTGATAATagctaggtagtaggtactgttatatttttattttaacgtaAATGTGCTCACTTTTTAAAGCTTTCCTGTGAAATTTTAGGGCTATCTACTATATACACGCAAGGAATTCGTACAACTAGGAAACTATCGTGAAAACGATTCAAATTCATCATCAACTTTTACCTAATAATATACATCACAGATAGACtggtataaaaaatactaatatCTATAGGTAGGTGGTTTAGAACCCCAAGATTACGATTATGTTTATGTCTGACGTAATGCTCGCACTTATATACTTGCTAGTAAGGGAATGCTATATGTCAGACTTAAACACGATCATGCTAGATATCCTGGTTAGCGCTGACTTTAACATTCGTTCCTTTTCAGTGACTTCAAAGAGTTACGGAGTCGGTAAAAGACTAATACATCGTTAATATTCTGTATCGTGGTTGGTTTGGAAGTTTAGGGATAAATATTACTAGCTTTCTTCAACAAATATAACGTCAAAATAACATTGTCTGTCAAAAGAATATATTACAAAATTAACAATTATGTCATGAACTTTACAAGGAACTTTAAAAGAAGAAATTTGCAAATTACTGACGGCTAATCTATTCAGAAATGAAAAATTTTCCCGCAAATTTCTTTGCAACACGAATTTGCTGATCAGAAAGTAGGTAATTTAACAGTATTGGActaattataacaaataatgGAGAAACGTAACAACACAAGCAAGtagaaaactaaaatacaaagtaAGAGAAGGAAAACAAGAGTTCTAGTTTTGCCCCGAAGGGAATAAAGTTCGTTCGAAAAACTTACACATTACAATTATATTCTTACCATAAGCTCAGATTACTTCACTGacatttacaataaacaaatcTCTATTTATAATGACTAGATGCATCTTATGTTCAAACTAATCATCCACATCTGATATGGAGTAGGTAGGGGgcatgtaaataaaaataaataaatagctaGGTAAAACAAACGATTTATACAAAAATTTGTttgcaataaaatatgaaattctGCTACGCGAAATCAAAGTTagcaaaactaaaactaactaggGTCGGGTGGGTTAAATATAAGGTACGGGTAAAAATAATGCAAAGTTTAACAATCACAAACTTATTATATTTCATTCCTATTCCATTTAAAAAGAAGCCTTGTGTAGACTtctttttaaatgaaaaatgacATACCTaggaataaaatagaataagttATTGAGTTTAAAAACTTTGTCTTATTTATACCCGTGTCTTATATTTACTCCACCTGACACTTTAAAAGCTTACTTCTTGTCATCGCTAGTTTTCGAGTCAGTTTTCTTATTTGCGTCCGTTTTATTCTCTGCACTTTTAGCGTCTTCTTTCTCTTCCTTTTTACTGCCGTCTACTTCTGTGTTTTCTTGAGTCTTGGACTTATTGTCCCATTTGTTCTGAAATTCTTCGTTCAGCAACTTTTCAAATTCTGCTGCCGTCTTGTTTAGATTCTTCTTCATAGCGGCATCTGGGTAAGACTGGAAAATCGTGAAGATATTTAACAACTCTCCagtgtttttaactttttaaccgCCGTAGACTGATATATTAAGACATAAAAAATCGGGCTAATAAATTagacaaaacttcgtgtaacttcGTACCGGCGGCGACACAAGCACGCTCGATGAAACATTCCAtagcggttaaaaggttaataaacataaataaagataactaATTTTTGGGTTTATTTCATTGCTGTTGTGCTAATTGCCGCCTCTTCTATAGGTATTCTTTACTTAGAATATTCAAGGATTGAAACTGCTGAATTCGGAAATAGCACAAAAACTTCAatgaagtacctacatatttacaaaaatggaTCGTATCTTTAATTTTTGTGACAAATTGTCAGTAATACTATATAGTTGTAGTTGAAACTactattaatataaataaaactaaatgtgTTTTCATATAGGTAGTTAAGATATGTAGAATGCAAGTTACCTTTAGGTAGAGACGAACGTTGTTGAAAATACGCCGGAAGTCCTGAACCACTTGCTCATGTTCCGTGTAAGATGAATTTTTGAGCTTCGTGGAGATATCGTGCAGGCACATCGGATACTTCACTATTTCATAGAATCTGGGGGCCTGAAAATTATTCATGTGTGAgaattacgagtaaataaacaCATTTACAAATTTTCCTAGGTTacaataattttgaaataaataattgaaaatagTAAAGGCGTCTAATTACTGTGCAGTTTACTGTACTGTGATGTACTGTTCTAAAATCGGAAGATACGCGTCTGTAAGAGCGTCAATCCAGGCTGTCTTGAATTTGAGCAATTACGGCAGACAAAGCGGGACGTGGGTTCATAGATGGCATTATACAAATTGTTCCTAAGGGTACATTTTCAGAAAACTTACCACTTTTATGTCCATATCATGCTGGATGAATGCGGCCTCGTTCAGTTGAGCTAGGTTCCCAAGCAAAGCCTCAAACTTTTTGACAGTAGCCGCGGGCAATGGCTTCTTCTTCTTGGGGTGGTACCACATTCCGGACGCAGCCACCTTGGTTTTAGGTGGTTTCTTTTGGTTCTCGCCTCTAACATAGTTTCCAGTCTGATCATAATTTAAGCGAGTTTCTTTCGACTCTTGTTTCTTTTCCGGAATAGAAACCTCGTCGGATTCAAGAGATTTTGGCTCTGAATCAAGACACTTGCTAGAATCGTTGCTCAGAACTGACTGGTCTTGGTTTGCTGAAGAATTCTCCCACAAACTGTGCGCGTCCTTCGAAATGAAGTTGTGAGGGCCCATCCTAGCGGCCCAGGTGTCATTGTTTTCCATTGTAAATTTCACTTGTTTTAAATCATCGGAGAGATCATCGTTAGCACTCAATCCTAAAGCATCGTACAACCTCGCAGTATCCGACTTGGAACCTTCATGGATGAAGTCTACAAGCTTGGGAGCCGATTGTTTAGCTGCTTCCCAGGCGCGATCAGACGTCATCATAGTAAGAATTTCTAAAGATTCGGCGTTTCTAATATCCAGACCAGACATCGCGGGTCTCGACATCAGCTTGTGCTCGTCTGTCGACATATCGTCACCTCGCCTCGTCATCAGGCACGGCCAAGCCTCGAGGTTGTACTTTGGTTGTGGTGCCAACGTCACAGGTGGAAAGGGTACCTTCATCTTTAAAGCCATCTCCTCCACTAAAGGGTTGTCAAACACTGCTTCTTGACTCGATCCTTGCATAAACGGTGACGTCGGATCCGCTGGCTTTATAGGCACTTTGTAACTTCCGGGTTTCATATAAACTTTCGACATTTCGTGATACTCATCATTTTCAGGATCAATGAATTGCACGGGGCCAGAGATATTATTTGGAATCGTCACAACGTTCGACGGAACCTGAACGTTGTGCGAGTGATGAGTTATAAAATCGCTAGGTTCTTTTTGGACCATCTGACCCCACGCCGCAAAAAAATCGGCCTCTTCCTTTGTGTCGCCGCAGCTGTTGTTTTTCTGAACGTACCGACCTCGCATCTCAACAGAGGGCGCTATGTTTGGTATTAAAGTTTTCTCGACATGACTTAAAGGTATCATTTTCGCTTTTAGTTCCATGTCTCGACGTTGCATCTGATCGAACAACATGCCGCTCATGATTGGCTGACCAGGAGCTTTACCGAGCTCTGCATCCATTTTGTGCTTCATTTGGTTGTATAATTCTCTTTGCTCAGCATGGCACATGTTTTCTAAAGCTCTGAAATCAGGCATGTTGGTAATAGTCCAAGACTGGCGAGGTTTTGCTTCCCGAAAGTTGCAAGGGTCGCACTTGTACGGGCCTTTTAGATATGCATCCATATCACCCTGTTCATTTAGAGGATAAAAGTTATGAGAGCTCGGGGGTGGCACAACAGGGAATTTCTTGAAGGCAACTCCAGCTCTGACCGGCCACGGACCTTCGTTGAAAGTCTGAGAGGGTGAATGATTTTGGTTCTGCACCCATGGCGGTTGGACGGCATTGAACGGTTGAGGAGAGGCGTTGACGGGTCTTGAGGTACTAACGTGGGGTTTCACTGTTTGAAACTTACTCTGGTTCTGATGGCGCGGAGCCGCAGAGTTTGTGGCGTAGTAATTGTGAGTAAAACTCTTTTGCTCCATAGTAAAACCGTGATCTAGACACTTGTAGGTCTTATAAATATGCGTCAACATCTCTTTGGTAACCGCCTGCCATTGTACAAAACATTCACGGATATTAGGGCTATAATATTTGTTTTCAATTCTAGAAAATGTATCGTGTTTCTCACTTAGAAGTTCTTTAACGCCTTTCCAGCCGTCTAGAATTCTGACGAAAGAGAATATAAAGTTTTTGATGACCCACGGTATGCCCTGTGAGTGTAAGTTGGCCACGGCACTATCCGGCTTCTGTACATTGGATCTAGTTTTTGCACAAatagaatgtatatttttgaagcAAGGTCTGTTATGATGTGCAATGGCTATATTTTCAGCATCAGTGCAAGCTTCAATAGCAAGTTGGACAATCTGGTTTGGGATCTGATCGTGAATTACGATCTTGTCTAGAGCGGTAAGAAGGACGTCGGATGATCCGGAAGGTTTGTTCTTGTCCTCGTCTTGAAATGATTTTTGATTATTTGCATCGGCTCTTGCGTTAGAGTCAGGCATGTTGCATAGTTCTGACACCATTCGTTCGCCTTCGACGAAAAAATCGAGGCTCGAGGTGGATTCAGATGTCAGGTTTCTATCTTTGTTCTTATGTCGGTCCGTCTCGGTGCTACTGTCCTTATACCTTTCATGGTACCGCGGATCGGCGCTGTAAACTTGTCTTTTATCTTGGCTcttgacaattttttttctagcGCCCGTTCCTATGGGTTCTTGGTACGAGAGAGACCAAGTGCTGTGTGAGCGTCTATCTGTGTTAGAATTACGGTCCATCTTGTAGTTGGTCGTAGATGGATCGAAGACTAAACCCACCAGTGGGGAGTTGGGAGGCGAGCTGAAAGTTGGAGCCGACGGGTTGTTGTATCTGCAAAGATTATGCGCATTAGAATAAGCTTAAAGAGCGCGCGTGAACTGTAGAAAGTAGCACGAGTTCCCCCTTTATATTGGCTCGAAGTATTAATGTAAATTTTCAGTTTCCAACTTACGAGGGTTACTAGATGGCACACCGTTTGAGTAACCGTAAGTATACTGTAGAGGGCAGCACCTGCTTATTGGCGTGAACTGTCAATATCGATTCTTAAGTTTTCGATTTAGGCTAAATGGTATCACTCTCCAATGCGCACGTATTTTCTTCTATTGTCTAATCGAACGAGCAAACGAAGCATAGCAAAGttcttacattttacttgaaacacacggctggctaggagCACGTCCCTGCATTTAGATGTTTTTAAACTAAAccatcagaggatagtttgataggCAATAACTCAAGTACTAAATTTgtactaatttaaatgaaattgggtaaatgtATTGTTGAGGGCATTcgattatgagcaggctcgatcaaggggtcatggacagggccgtcttaaactatgctaataatttaatttttcagtGCGAGGCGAACTGCTAGTTATAATAGTATGAGACAATTAACCTCTGATTTTGGTACTGCTGCTCAGCCGCCGTAGCTTCGTAGATGCCGGTCGCCACTCGGCAGTACGTCGCCATGTTCGAATCAGACATGTCTTTGTTGGAGCATCCTGAaaaatcagaaatcagaaacaTTTTGGCAAGGTTCCATTCATCAACCACAAAATTTCAcagattaggtacataactAATGTTTTCAGAGGTGaataagtatgttatttttcttttttaatatatataaaagcgtttttggtatGTTGGATACGAAATAATTGAGGTCTTTAACTAACAGGTCCCGTAGCCGTAGCTAACATGACAATTGTTTATCGAGAAACTCCAAATATTAACCCTTTGTGTcacaaatttttattaattatacaatttttagTAATAAAAGCGTGCAGTAGTGTATGGCTTATGATGCCTAAAATAAGGGAAAACACTTTTTAGTCAATTTTGAAGGGGATGTATGTAAATAGGTGGTTGGTATAGATGACCACCAGGACGAAAATAGTTAAACTAGAATATACATATTTGCAAGGACAGACTTTAGCTAAAAGGATTAAAGTTGGTTCATAGTgaaacataggtacttattcatttattttcatctattattcatttattttcattattcatttattttcagttgtcCCTATATCGTTACCCTGTATACCATAACAgtacaattttaatataaaatggcTATTGATACATATAGCCGATGGATACCTACGACCAGCAAAATTTCAAacagaagtacctacctaatactttCAGAGTACCTAATTGATGTAAAGAACCCGCTCGTAGAAAACGAACAATATGAGGCGCCACGCTAAACTCGAAAGTCGGCGAGTTTAGTAAATTTCCTGGCTATACGATTTCCTTTAAGCTGGTGTACCCAATCTTATCTGCAACAAGTCGTCTCACGCAAAGGCTCTACTCGTGAACGTGGATACGATATGCCATTGTTGAATACTTTCGGCATATTACGCATATGCCTATGCATGGTTGCGGTATGGGGTAGTCTTATGGGGGAATAGCACAGACGTCGAAGATCTATTTATAGCACAAAAAAAATGCCTACGCGTTATAGCTAACATCCGACAACCAGAAAGCTGCCGACCACACTTTATTAACCTAAAGCTTCTAACCTTACCATGTATTTACATACTGGAGGTTGGACTATTTGTAAGAAAAAACACATATCCAACTTCCAGTATGTTAAAAGCGCGCGTCGAAATAGACAACTAGTTCTCCCTGAACCTAAATTAACTATGTATAAAAACGGGCCCCATTACCAGtcgataaaaatatataataaaatcccAGATTCTATTAAAGACGTTGAAACTTATAATATGTTTCGAAATAAACTGAAATCGTGGTTAATTGATAAATCATTTTATTCTTATCAAG
This genomic interval from Cydia splendana chromosome 15, ilCydSple1.2, whole genome shotgun sequence contains the following:
- the LOC134797734 gene encoding uncharacterized protein LOC134797734, with amino-acid sequence MQEYGGSNKTDHREGERGHQDFHHSVMQKGSYGCSNKDMSDSNMATYCRVATGIYEATAAEQQYQNQRYNNPSAPTFSSPPNSPLVGLVFDPSTTNYKMDRNSNTDRRSHSTWSLSYQEPIGTGARKKIVKSQDKRQVYSADPRYHERYKDSSTETDRHKNKDRNLTSESTSSLDFFVEGERMVSELCNMPDSNARADANNQKSFQDEDKNKPSGSSDVLLTALDKIVIHDQIPNQIVQLAIEACTDAENIAIAHHNRPCFKNIHSICAKTRSNVQKPDSAVANLHSQGIPWVIKNFIFSFVRILDGWKGVKELLSEKHDTFSRIENKYYSPNIRECFVQWQAVTKEMLTHIYKTYKCLDHGFTMEQKSFTHNYYATNSAAPRHQNQSKFQTVKPHVSTSRPVNASPQPFNAVQPPWVQNQNHSPSQTFNEGPWPVRAGVAFKKFPVVPPPSSHNFYPLNEQGDMDAYLKGPYKCDPCNFREAKPRQSWTITNMPDFRALENMCHAEQRELYNQMKHKMDAELGKAPGQPIMSGMLFDQMQRRDMELKAKMIPLSHVEKTLIPNIAPSVEMRGRYVQKNNSCGDTKEEADFFAAWGQMVQKEPSDFITHHSHNVQVPSNVVTIPNNISGPVQFIDPENDEYHEMSKVYMKPGSYKVPIKPADPTSPFMQGSSQEAVFDNPLVEEMALKMKVPFPPVTLAPQPKYNLEAWPCLMTRRGDDMSTDEHKLMSRPAMSGLDIRNAESLEILTMMTSDRAWEAAKQSAPKLVDFIHEGSKSDTARLYDALGLSANDDLSDDLKQVKFTMENNDTWAARMGPHNFISKDAHSLWENSSANQDQSVLSNDSSKCLDSEPKSLESDEVSIPEKKQESKETRLNYDQTGNYVRGENQKKPPKTKVAASGMWYHPKKKKPLPAATVKKFEALLGNLAQLNEAAFIQHDMDIKVAPRFYEIVKYPMCLHDISTKLKNSSYTEHEQVVQDFRRIFNNVRLYLKSYPDAAMKKNLNKTAAEFEKLLNEEFQNKWDNKSKTQENTEVDGSKKEEKEDAKSAENKTDANKKTDSKTSDDKK